One segment of uncultured Tolumonas sp. DNA contains the following:
- the norR gene encoding nitric oxide reductase transcriptional regulator NorR — MTQPTLDHAWLQIAVGLSTSMPGELQFQRLVQAICDVLPCDAVSLMQLNEGELVPVAAMGLAPELIGQRFLPTEHPRLQAILQERDPVRFPADAELPDPFDGWLAIDRERTADVHSCMGCSLYVDRQLVGVLTLDALAPGRFDDVDDMTVAAFAALAAATLRNVALIRALEHSRAQQQELAQELVRDARRREGELIGNSAQMRKLRDEVDIVANTDLAVLITGETGTGKELVARTLHARSRRSEQALVHVNCAALPEQIAESELFGHVKGAFTGAVSHRAGKFELADGGTLFLDEIGELPLSLQAKLLRALQQGEIQRVGADKLLRVNVRLIAATNRDLEQEVAEGRFRSDLYHRLKVYPIAVPPLRAHKADLDTLSSYFLDQARSRLGLRQIGLHPQALQAMHAYDWPGNVREMEHLLMRASLKATRHKEGRPLILAEHLDLPIPMASVAETISQPQNDQATPIDAQLGLRDAVDNYQQQLIQQVLDSHQGNWSATARQLKVDRANLNRLAQRLGIKI; from the coding sequence ATGACACAGCCAACGCTTGATCACGCCTGGTTACAAATAGCGGTGGGGCTTTCCACGTCCATGCCCGGTGAATTGCAATTTCAGCGATTGGTACAAGCTATTTGTGATGTATTGCCGTGTGATGCTGTCTCCCTGATGCAATTAAACGAAGGGGAACTGGTTCCTGTCGCTGCAATGGGGTTGGCGCCAGAGCTGATTGGCCAACGTTTTTTACCTACCGAACATCCCCGTTTACAAGCCATCTTGCAGGAACGAGATCCGGTACGATTTCCGGCTGATGCGGAATTACCCGACCCCTTTGATGGCTGGTTAGCCATCGATCGCGAACGCACAGCCGACGTGCATTCCTGCATGGGCTGTAGTTTGTATGTCGATCGCCAACTGGTCGGCGTGTTAACACTGGATGCCTTGGCGCCAGGGCGGTTTGATGACGTGGATGATATGACTGTTGCGGCATTTGCCGCACTCGCCGCCGCCACATTACGTAATGTGGCACTGATCCGGGCATTGGAACACAGCCGGGCACAGCAGCAAGAGCTGGCACAAGAGTTAGTCCGTGATGCCCGCCGTCGTGAAGGGGAACTCATAGGCAACAGTGCCCAAATGCGCAAATTACGTGATGAGGTTGATATCGTCGCCAACACCGATCTGGCGGTGTTGATCACCGGCGAAACCGGCACTGGTAAAGAGTTAGTTGCCCGCACACTACACGCCCGCTCCCGTCGCAGCGAACAAGCGTTAGTGCATGTTAACTGTGCCGCCCTGCCAGAGCAGATCGCTGAAAGTGAATTATTTGGTCATGTCAAAGGGGCCTTCACCGGCGCGGTCAGCCACCGGGCTGGGAAATTTGAACTTGCGGATGGCGGTACCCTGTTTCTCGACGAAATTGGTGAGTTACCGCTGAGTTTACAAGCCAAATTATTACGCGCCTTGCAGCAAGGCGAGATCCAACGTGTCGGTGCGGATAAGTTATTACGGGTTAATGTACGCCTGATTGCGGCCACCAACCGCGATCTGGAGCAAGAAGTGGCTGAAGGCCGTTTCCGTAGTGACCTCTACCACCGGCTCAAAGTCTATCCGATTGCGGTGCCACCACTGCGTGCGCACAAAGCGGATCTGGATACCCTAAGCAGTTATTTTCTCGATCAGGCCAGAAGCCGTCTTGGATTACGGCAGATTGGTTTGCACCCGCAGGCATTACAAGCGATGCATGCGTATGACTGGCCGGGTAACGTGCGAGAAATGGAGCATTTATTGATGCGCGCCAGCCTGAAAGCGACACGCCACAAAGAAGGTCGACCACTCATTTTAGCCGAACATCTGGATCTGCCGATCCCAATGGCCTCGGTGGCTGAAACTATCTCTCAGCCTCAAAATGATCAAGCTACTCCCATTGATGCTCAGCTGGGTTTGCGGGATGCAGTCGATAATTATCAGCAACAGTTGATCCAACAAGTGCTGGATTCTCACCAAGGTAATTGGTCAGCTACCGCACGCCAGCTCAAAGTTGATCGTGCTAATCTCAACCGATTAGCACAACGTTTAGGTATAAAAATCTGA
- a CDS encoding ElyC/SanA/YdcF family protein: MLTRFLHAVTTIFTPRVRQFLRRGVITLSVILFLLLWLANQVISQQRPYTYDDIEQVPYNRVAVVLGTSKYLASGGLNQYFQNRIDATVALYFSGKITQVIVSGDNATMSYNEPREMRRELLKRGIPARAIYSDYAGFRTLDSILRAHGVFGQARFTVVSQRFQNERAIFLARHHDLDVIGFNAKDVDAYTGFKTRVREIFARFWCLLDVYIWERQPRFMGEQIAVE; this comes from the coding sequence TTGTTGACCCGTTTTTTGCACGCTGTCACGACTATTTTTACCCCGCGAGTCCGTCAATTTTTGCGACGGGGTGTGATCACGCTGTCGGTGATATTATTTTTGCTGTTATGGCTGGCCAATCAGGTCATTAGCCAACAACGTCCTTACACCTACGATGACATAGAACAAGTTCCCTATAATCGCGTTGCCGTGGTGTTAGGTACCTCAAAATATTTAGCCAGCGGTGGCCTAAACCAATATTTTCAAAACCGGATCGACGCAACTGTCGCACTCTATTTCAGCGGTAAAATCACTCAGGTCATTGTGTCGGGCGATAATGCCACGATGAGTTATAACGAACCGCGGGAAATGCGTCGCGAGCTATTAAAACGCGGTATTCCTGCCCGCGCTATCTATAGTGATTACGCGGGTTTTCGCACTCTCGATTCTATTTTACGAGCACATGGTGTGTTTGGTCAGGCACGATTTACCGTAGTATCGCAACGCTTTCAAAACGAACGGGCGATTTTTCTGGCTCGTCATCACGACTTGGATGTCATTGGTTTTAACGCGAAAGATGTGGATGCTTACACTGGGTTTAAAACCCGTGTTCGCGAAATATTTGCCCGCTTCTGGTGTTTGTTAGATGTCTATATCTGGGAGCGTCAGCCTCGCTTCATGGGCGAACAAATTGCGGTGGAATAA